DNA from Oryzisolibacter sp. LB2S:
GCGAGAAGGTCGACGCCCTGTCCATCATCGTGCACCGCAGCCAGGCCGCCTACCGCGGCCGCGCCGTGGCGGCGAAGATGCGCGAGATCATCTCGCGCCAGATGTTCGACGTGGCCATCCAGGCGGCCATCGGCGCCAACATCATCGCGCGCGAGACCATCAAGGCGCTGCGCAAGAACGTGCTCGCCAAGTGCTACGGCGGCGACATCACGCGCAAGCGCAAGCTCCTGGAAAAGCAGAAGGCCGGCAAGAAGCGCATGAAGCAGATCGGCTCGGTGGAAGTTCCGCAGGAGGCCTTCCTGGCCATTCTGCAGGTGGAGGATTGATAGACGATGCAAGCCATGCAATACATCACGGGCGTGGTGCTCGCGGCCTTCGTGGGCTATATCGCCGCCTGGTATCTGGGCGCCATCGAGGGCAACTTCGCGCTGCTGCTGTTCCTGGCCACCGTGGTCACGGGCGCCTATTGGCTGGCCGAGCGCTTCGTGTTCCTGCCGCGCCGGCGCCAGGCAGCCCAGGCACTCGAGGACGCCGCCGCCCAGCGCCGCGCCGAGCTCGACCGCATGGGCATACAAAAGGTCGATGGCGGCGTGAGCGACGTGTCCGAGGCCAGGAGCCGCCTGCTGATGCAGCCCTGGTGGCTCGATTGGACGGCGGGGCTGTTCCCCGTGATCGCCGTCGTCTTCCTGCTGCGCTCCTTTCTGTTCGAGCCGTTCAAGATTCCCTCGGGCTCGATGATCCCCACGCTGCTCGTGGGCGACCTGATCCTCGTGAACAAGTTCACCTACGGCCTGCGCCTGCCCGTGATCCACACCAAGATCACCGAGGGCAAGCCCATAGAGCGCGGCGACGTCGTGGTGTTCCGCTACCCGCCCCAGCCCAGCATGGACTACATCAAGCGCGTCGTCGGCCTGCCCGGCGACGAGGTGGCCTACCTGGACAAGCGCCTCACCGTCAATGGCAAGCCCGTGCCGACCACGCAGCTGCCCGACTTCTTCGACAAGGACGCGATGCGCTACTTCAAGCAGTTCGAGGAGCAGCTGGGCACGCACAGGCACCGCATCCTGAACAACCCCGAGATGCCTGCCTTCATCCAGGGCGCGAGCAACTTCCCCTCGCGCGATCTGTGCCGCTACAGCGTCGAGGGCGTGTCCTGCACGGTGCCCGAGGGGCATTACTTCATGATGGGGGACAACCGCGATAATTCGCTCGATTCGCGCTACTGGGGCTTCGTGCCGGACGAGAACATCGTGGGCAAGGCCTTCTTCGTGTGGATGAACTTCGGCAACCTCAAGCGCATCGGCTCGTTCAACTAGACACAGTACAGAGAGGGAGAAGCAATATGGGGCGGCAACGCATTGCAGTTCGTTCGCGTCAGCGCGGGCTGTCGTTCATCGGGGTGATCTTCGTGGGCCTGATCGCCGTCGCGGCGTTTGCCATAGGCGGGCAGTCCGTGCCGATCTTCGTTGAATACATGGCCATCAAGAAGGCCGCCGCCAAGGCCGCGAGGGACGGCACCACCGTGCCCGAGGTCCGCGCCGCGTTCGACCGCGCCGCGCAGATCGACGACATCCATTCCATCTCCGGCAAGGACCTGGAGATCACCAAGCGCGACGACAAGGTCGTTGTCTCTTTCAACTACTCGCGCGAGATCGCGCTCGCGGGACCGGCCTATCTGGTCTACCGCTTCCAGGAATCGACGAACTAGTGCCATCCGACAGTCTTTCGGCGCTGCAGCAGCGCCTGCAGTACCGGTTTTCCGACCCGTCGCTGCTTGCGCGTGCCGTCACGCACCGCAGCTACTGCGCCGAGCACAACGAGCGCCTGGAGTTCCTCGGCGATTCGGTGCTCAATCTGTCCGTCTCCAGCCTGCTCTTCAAGCGCATGCGGGACCTGCCCGAGGGCGAGCTCTCGCGCGTGCGCGCCCTGCTGGTCAAGCAGGATTCGCTGCACGGCATCGCCATGCGGCTCGAGTTGCCCGAGGTGCTGCGCCTGGGCGAGGGCGAAACCAAGTCCGGCGGCAAGCAGCGCCCCTCCATCCTGGCCGATGCGCTCGAGGCCATCATCGGCGCCGTCTATCTGGACGCGGGCTATGAGGTCGCCCAGGCCCTGGTGCACCGCCTGTTCGAGGGCGTGGAGCTCAGCCCGCGCCTGCAGGAGGCCGCAAAGGACGCCAAGACCGCATTGCAGGAGTGGCTGCAGGGTCGCAAAATGAGCCTGCCGCAGTACCGCGTGGAGGGCACCACGGGCGTTGCCCACCGGCAGCAGTTCCACGTTGTCTGCGAGGTGCCCGCGCTGCGGCTCGTGGCGCGCGGCAGCGGCGCGTCGCGCCGCGCGGCAGAGCAGGCTGCCGCCGCCGCCATGCTGACCCAACTGAAGGCGAAACAGCCATGAATGCTATGAATACAGAAGCTGGAGGCGCTGATCAGTCGGGCGCTGGAGGCCAAAATGACCTTGAATCCATGCTCGCCGCGGCCCGTCCCGCAGGCAGCGGCGGCGAGGGCCAGCGCTGCGGCCTGATCGCCATCGTGGGCAAGCCCAACGTGGGCAAGTCCACGCTGATGAATGCCCTCGTGGGCCAGAAGATCTCGATCACCAGCCGCAAGGCCCAGACCACGCGCCACCGCATCACCGGCATACGCACGCTCGGCAGCACGCAGTTCGTCTTTGTGGACACGCCTGGCTTTCAGACCCGGCACAGCACGGCTTTGAACAAGTCGCTGAACAAGACCGTGATGGGCGCCATCGGCGACGTGGACCTGATCCTGTTCGTCGTCGAGGCCGGCAGCTTCACGCTGGCCGACGCCAAGGTGCTGAGTCTGTTCAAGCCCGGCATCCCGACGCTGCTCATCGCCAACAAGCTCGACACCGTGCACCGCCGCGCCGAGATCGCGCCCTGGCTCAAGAGCATGCAGGAGAGGCACCCCTTCGCCGAGTTCGTGCCCATGTCGGCCAAGAACAAGGGCGACATCGAGCGCCTGTTCGGCATCTGCGAAAAATACCTGCCCGAGCAGCCCTGGTGGTACGCCGAGGACGAGCTCACCGACCGCAGCGAAAAATTCCTCGCCAGCGAGACGGTGCGCGAAAAGCTGTTCCGCTTCACGGGCGACGAGCTGCCCTACACCTCCACGGTCGTCATCGACAAGTGGGACGAGGAAAAGAGCAAGCAGCACAAGCGCTTCATCCGCATTGCGGCCACCATCGTCGTCGAGCGCGAGGGCCACAAGGCCATGGTGATCGGCGAGAAGGGCGAGAAATTGAAGCGCA
Protein-coding regions in this window:
- the rnc gene encoding ribonuclease III yields the protein MPSDSLSALQQRLQYRFSDPSLLARAVTHRSYCAEHNERLEFLGDSVLNLSVSSLLFKRMRDLPEGELSRVRALLVKQDSLHGIAMRLELPEVLRLGEGETKSGGKQRPSILADALEAIIGAVYLDAGYEVAQALVHRLFEGVELSPRLQEAAKDAKTALQEWLQGRKMSLPQYRVEGTTGVAHRQQFHVVCEVPALRLVARGSGASRRAAEQAAAAAMLTQLKAKQP
- the lepB gene encoding signal peptidase I; the protein is MQAMQYITGVVLAAFVGYIAAWYLGAIEGNFALLLFLATVVTGAYWLAERFVFLPRRRQAAQALEDAAAQRRAELDRMGIQKVDGGVSDVSEARSRLLMQPWWLDWTAGLFPVIAVVFLLRSFLFEPFKIPSGSMIPTLLVGDLILVNKFTYGLRLPVIHTKITEGKPIERGDVVVFRYPPQPSMDYIKRVVGLPGDEVAYLDKRLTVNGKPVPTTQLPDFFDKDAMRYFKQFEEQLGTHRHRILNNPEMPAFIQGASNFPSRDLCRYSVEGVSCTVPEGHYFMMGDNRDNSLDSRYWGFVPDENIVGKAFFVWMNFGNLKRIGSFN
- the era gene encoding GTPase Era produces the protein MLAAARPAGSGGEGQRCGLIAIVGKPNVGKSTLMNALVGQKISITSRKAQTTRHRITGIRTLGSTQFVFVDTPGFQTRHSTALNKSLNKTVMGAIGDVDLILFVVEAGSFTLADAKVLSLFKPGIPTLLIANKLDTVHRRAEIAPWLKSMQERHPFAEFVPMSAKNKGDIERLFGICEKYLPEQPWWYAEDELTDRSEKFLASETVREKLFRFTGDELPYTSTVVIDKWDEEKSKQHKRFIRIAATIVVEREGHKAMVIGEKGEKLKRISTEARLELEKLMDAKVFLEVWVKVRSGWADDEARVRSFGYE
- a CDS encoding DUF4845 domain-containing protein yields the protein MGRQRIAVRSRQRGLSFIGVIFVGLIAVAAFAIGGQSVPIFVEYMAIKKAAAKAARDGTTVPEVRAAFDRAAQIDDIHSISGKDLEITKRDDKVVVSFNYSREIALAGPAYLVYRFQESTN